In a single window of the Zea mays cultivar B73 chromosome 5, Zm-B73-REFERENCE-NAM-5.0, whole genome shotgun sequence genome:
- the LOC100275429 gene encoding uncharacterized protein LOC100275429, translating to MPQLRTASRPALASNSAGGFFIRRRVASPGTSQAKGAAKPLARRVRTPAARAKPKRRSPLPDWYPRVPLRDITSIVKALEKRNRLEEDAARQHIQSNEDSSQPVDPTTAEHSNPDSQSTQTQETPGAVASGPSSTSAVANRVTSVAEGKQEATDCSLQVAPSKPNDPSPADLVKKLSGSIEQIEKMVRRHMKETHPKAAQPSKVVVQRRILMSMR from the exons ATGCCTCAATTGAGAACTGCCAGCAGGCCGGCGCTCGCCAGCAACTCTGCTGGTGGTTTTTTTATCAGGAGAAGGGTGGCATCACCAGGAACTTCCCAGGCAAAGGGCGCCGCCAAGCCGCTGGCTCGACGGGTCCGAACACCTGCAGCGAGGGCTAAACCAAAGAGGAGAAGCCCCCTACCTGACTGGTACCCAAGGGTCCCACTCCGTGACATCACATCAATCGTAAAG GCTCTTGAGAAAAGAAATCGCCTAGAGGAGGATGCGGCTCGGCAACACATCCAATCGAATGAAGATTCTTCACAGCCTGTGGATCCAACAACTGCAGAACATAGTAATCCTGATTCTCAAAGCACGCAAACTCAAGAAACACCGGGTGCTGTTGCTTCTGGTCCAAGCTCAACTTCAGCTGTTGCAAACCGTGTGACTTCTGTGGCTGAGGGCAAGCAAGAGGCAACGGACTGCTCCTTGCAGGTGGCTCCATCCAAGCCAAATGATCCATCTCCCGCTGATCTGGTGAAGAAACTGTCAGGTTCGATAGAGCAGATTGAAAAGATGGTGAGGCGCCATATGAAGGAAACTCATCCAAAGGCTGCTCAGCCTTCCAAGGTAGTTGTCCAAAGGCGCATACTGATGTCCATGCGATGA
- the LOC100382616 gene encoding uncharacterized LOC100382616, which produces MDKFLVPAPPHCGEEPAPPPRRHRWRRIIAELDGRIDSRFQHRDSRLLLDSFTEVGAFDHKYYIHGEERCRTYVDRIISASTINFHPVREGVSAIEFDRKGIYIASVTLSGCLTVHDFETLYCSKYGPPCSMPDESSNYVLHISNRIPLNAVRWNPGNQDEIACTSNQSDNVFLFDIGYVSSTPTEVLHKGKSKFPSLYSESCKSLTDITFTSDDKSRIFASGLDGAVYMWDRRSSKTHCLELVASPEAQFNTVKLTVDNRTVFGATKNGTIHVWDLRGGRASAAFQSHNEVQQLMSVKLSTLLGKIASLKEQSNIVSSPILSIDFNPSCSYQLAFHLDDGWSGVLNVNNLNVTHLHCPPPAWLEGTDLVLQKQLRKPTWLLTSSIYAVGSSSYDGIYLLDFHPDTSSACHVDYKEETRVSGENQPAGNKFVPLSQRVLSCAAHPLSHTIIAGTQFSSLLMLSQKYKSIRNPEP; this is translated from the exons ATGGACAAGTTCCTCGTGCCGGCGCCGCCTCATTGTGGCGAGGAGCCCGCGCCGCCTCCTAG GAGACACCGGTGGAGGCGCATCATCGCGGAGCTGGACGGCCGCATAGACTCCAGGTTCCAGCACAGAGATTCGCGCCTCCTTCTTGATTCCTTCACCGAG gttggggccttcgatcacaAGTATTACATTCATGGCGAGGAAAGGTGTCGGACATAC GTGGATCGAATAATTAGTGCTTCAACTATAAATTTTCATCCAGTAAG GGAGGGTGTTTCAGCAATAGAATTCGATAGAAAG GGAATATACATTGCATCAGTGACACTCTCAGGGTGTCTGACGGTGCATGACTTTGAGACTTTGTACTGCTCTAAATATGGCCCACCATGCA GTATGCCAGATGAATCATCAAATTATGTGCTCCATATATCTAACCGAATTCCCCTAAATGCTGTCCGATGGAATCCAGGAAACCAAGACGAG ATTGCTTGCACATCAAATCAAAGTGATAACGTTTTCCTCTTTGATATTGGCTATGTCTCATCTACACCAACTGAA GTTTTGCATAAAGGAAAATCGAAATTCCCCTCGCTCTACTCTGAATCCTGCAAGAGTTTGACTGATATAACTTTTACTTCAGATGATAAGTCACG GATATTTGCATCTGGCCTTGATGGGGCAGTGTACATGTGGGACAGGCGATCAAGTAAGACACACTGTCTTGAGCTTGTGGCATCTCCAGAAGCTCAGTTCAACACTGTCAAGTTAACTGTGGATAATCGG ACTGTGTTTGGTGCAACTAAAAATGGCACAATTCATGTTTGGGATCTCCGTGGAGGGAGGGCATCAGCTGCTTTTCAAAGCCACAACGAG GTTCAGCAATTGATGTCAGTGAAATTATCAACGTTATTGGGCAAAATTGCATCGCTAAAG GAACAATCAAACATTGTTTCAAGTCCGATTCTGTCGATAGACTTCAACCCTAGTTGTTCATATCAATTGGCCTTCCATCTTGATGATGGCTG GTCTGGAGTCCTGAATGTTAACAATCTCAATGTGACTCATCTTCACTGCCCTCCTCCTGCTTGGTT GGAGGGCACAGACTTGGTGCTGCAAAAGCAATTAAGAAAGCCAACCTGGCTGCTGACATCTTCA ATCTATGCAGTTGGATCTTCCTCATATGATGGAATCTATCTACTAGACTTTCATCCAGATACCAGCTCTGCATGCCATGTGGACTACAA AGAGGAAACAAGAGTCTCCGGGGAAAATCAACCTGCAGGAAACAAGTTTGTTCCTTTATCCCAAAGGGTGCTTTCCTGTGCAGCCCATCCACTCAGTCACACCATAATTGCTGGTACACAG TTCTCATCGTTGCTCATGTTATCACAAAAGTACAAGAGTATCAGAAATCCAGAGCCTTGA